In one Amaranthus tricolor cultivar Red isolate AtriRed21 chromosome 8, ASM2621246v1, whole genome shotgun sequence genomic region, the following are encoded:
- the LOC130820237 gene encoding uncharacterized protein LOC130820237 — protein MQMAFPRFQLWGVPLWYGKEDREKISNLCSSNSISDFGLGVREIESVRFPYKETKLSSSSPRKIKKKWNSREERKIDREHDGVLVPNDGVCLSGSESEDSDWSIGWLEPHGPDFLSDDETDDSFAVLVPCYRNDRRGPMEGPNSQLLNTIKNFTSEPFTEGKNLMDQWLSSLQNF, from the exons ATGCAAATGGCGTTTCCCAGGTTCCAGTTATGGGGTGTACCCTTGTGGTATGGAAAGGAAGACAGAGAAAAAATCTCTAATTTATGTTCTTCAAATTCAATATCTGATTTTGGTTTGGGGGTAAGAGAAATTGAGAGTGTTAGATTCCCATATAAGGAAACAAAACTTTCATCTTCTTCCCCgagaaaaataaagaagaaaTGGAATAGTAGAGAAGAGAGGAAAATTGATAGAGAACATGATGGTGTTTTAGTTCCAAATGATGGGGTTTGCTTATCAGGGTCTGAATCTGAGGATTCTGATTGGTCTATTGGGTGGTTGGAGCCTCATGGACCTGATTTCTTGAGTGATGATGAGACTGATGATAGCTTTGCAGTGCTTGTTCCATGTTATAGGAATGATAGAAGAGGGCCAATGGAAGGTCCTAATAGCCAACTCCTCAATACCATCAAGAATTTCACTAGTGAGCCATTCACTG AAGGGAAGAACCTAATGGATCAATGGCTATCATCGCTGCAAAACTTCTGA